The Virgibacillus sp. SK37 region AGGCACAAAGGCTGGTGGAATACCTGAAGTTATCGAGCATGGGGGGACAGGTTATCTTGTGAATATCGGGGATACTGATCAAGCTGCTGCTTATGCTGTTGAGTTACTAACGAACTCTGAAAGACTCGCTGAATTTTCTAAACGTTCATTGGAACATGCTTTGGAGCACTTCCATTCTAAAAAAATCGTTAAACAATATTTGCAATTATATAATAACCTTGGAAATGAATAACAGGTGATTACAATGTTAACAGAACCTTTTTTAACAGCCACAAATATATTAACAAAAATTGAATCCTATGGTTACCAGGCGTACTTCGTTGGCGGTTGTGTCAGGGATTATTTGCTTGGTCGGCCAATAGGGGATGTAGATATTGCTACATCTGCAAAACCGGAAATGATTCAGCAGATTTTTAATAAAGTTATTCCAGTCGGTATTGAGCATGGCACAGTGGTGGTGCGTTACGAGCAAGAATCATATGAAGTAACTACTTTTCGCATTGATGGCATTTATTCCGATAATCGACGGCCTGATGAGGTTGAATTTGTAAATAAAATTGATGAAGATTTGGCACGGAGAGACTTTACAATAAACGCTTTAGCAATGTCTAAAAATGGACATATTATAGATTTATTTGAGGGAAGAAGAGATTTAAAGAATAAGGTTATCCGGACTGTAGGAAATGGCTATGAGAGATTTTCAGAGGATCCACTCCGCATTATCCGTGCTTTACGATTTACGAGCCAGTTAGGCTTTACACTAGCACCTGAAACCTTAGTGGACATGAAAGAAGCATCACATCTGGTTAATACACTTGCGGTAGAGCGTTTAACGAATGAATTTTCCAAGCTTTTTGCAGGGAATGATATAAGGAAGGCTGTTACTTATATGAAGGAAATCCAGGTTGATTCCTACCTTCCAGTATTTAGATCGTTTCCGAGCTTAATAAAAAAGTTACCTTCTAATATGCATTCACTAATGGACTTTGGTGAAGTGATTGCATATATGCATATAGTAGAACCAAGTGTCTCTATTTCCGTTTGGGTAAAAGAATGGAAATGTTCCAATAGGACAAAAAAGGATGCAATTCACTTAGTGAATTCATATCATGTATTTAAAAAACACGGAATCAACTCTATGCTTATTTATCAATTGAAAAGGCCATACCTTGCTCCGTTCTTTCGTGTTGTTACATTAGCGGATCCGAAAGTTTCAATAAGCATGGAAAAATTACTTACTATAAATGAAAAATTACCTATACAATCTAAAACGGAGCTTTCTATAAATGGTCAAGAGATTATTGATTTATTTCCTTTAAGGCGAAGAGGCCCTTGGATTAGAGAAATTATGGATAGCTTGGAAAAAGAAATCGTTTTAGGAAATCTTCGAAATAATAATAAAGAAATAAAGGAGTGGATAAGATGGAATCCACCCGAAACAAATTAATTGATTTATTAGCTAAAGATAAAGATACATATATTTCCGGACAAATGCTGTCTGAGCATCTTGGTATTTCCCGTAGTGCAGTTTGGAAGCATATGAAAAATCTTGAAAAAGACGGGTATCAAATAGAAGGTAAATCAAACAAAGGTTATCGTATAATCGGTTTCCCCGATAAATTAAGTGAAAATACAATTAAATGGGGGTTAAATACGTCGTGGTTAGGAAGTAAAATTATTCATAAAGAATCTACTCCTTCCACTCAAATTATCGCTCATCAGATGGCACAGGAAGGTTCACCCCATGGTACTGTTGTACTTGCTGACGAACAAACGAGTGGCAGAGGAAGATTGAATCGGGGATGGTTTTCTTCCAAGGGAAAAGGAATTTGGATGAGTATGGTACTCAGACCTGAAATTCTACCATATTTAGCGCCTCAACTAACATTATTAACTGCTACTGTGCTAGCAGAGATTCTACAAAAGCACACAAGCATCACTCCAATGATTAAATGGCCAAACGACATACTTATAAATAAAAAAAAGACTGCAGGAATTTTGACTGAAATGCAAGCTGAACAGGATCAGATTCAATATGTAATCATTGGAATAGGGATGAATATTAATCAGACCACCGAGGATATTCCTGTTGAAATACGGTCGAAAGCAACCTCTTTAAAAGTGGAAACCAGTGAAGAACATTCTATTAAACAACTTATCCAGCTTATATTAGAGGAATTCGAAAAAGCGTATGATTCCTATTTGATGAATGGATTTCCGGAAGTGAAAAAGAAGTGGGAGACATATGGCTTTAGGATAGGAGAATCGATTTCGATTACTACCTTACGTGACCAATTCCAAGCTATATTTTCGGGTATTGCTGAGGATGGTGCATTATTGGTAAAACAAAAGGATGGAGAAATTAAAAAATTATATTCAGCTGAAATCGAATGGTTTAAGGATGTGGGAGAATGTTAAATCGAATTGACTTATTGAAAATGAAAGAATCTAAAGAAAAGATAACCATGCTAACAGCTTATGACTATCCATCAGCAAAGCTTGCAGAGCAAGCTGGAATAGATATGATCTTAGTTGGGGACTCATTAGGTATGGTAGTACTAGGATATGATTCTACCATTCAAGTTACAGTGGAAGATATGATTCATCATGGAAAAGCTGTTCAGAGAGGTGCAAGTAATACGTTTATCGTTGTGGATATGCCATTTATGTCCTACCATATATCCATGGAGGAATCGTTGAGAAATGCTCAGCGGATTTTTCAGGAAACAGGTGCCCAAGCAATTAAATTGGAAGGCGCTTCAAAGGAAAACGTAGACTTAATTAAACGATTGAGCGAAGCGGGAATCCCCGTCATTGCACATTTAGGGTTAACACCACAGTCCGTTCACGTTTTGGGTGGCTATAAAGTCCAGGGGAAAGATGAAGAAGCAGCAGCAAAACTGCTTCATGAAGCTAAAGAAGTAACTTCTCACGGTTCTATTGCCTTGGTACTGGAGTGTGTCCCAAAAGAGTTAGCGGAGCTTATCACGGAAACAATTAATATTCCAACAATCGGAATTGGTGCCGGAACACATTGCGATGGTCAAGTATTAGTATATCATGATATAGTAAATTATGGGGTTGATCGTCTTCCTAAATTTGTTAATAAATACGGAGACTTCAATGAACTTGGCCAACAGGCAATAGAGACATATATTAGAGAAGTAAAGGAAGCTATTTTTCCTGGCGATAAACATTCTTTCTTTATAAAGGACAAGAGTATACTACCTAATAATTGAAGTGGGGATTACTGTGGAAATAATTCGTGAAGTGAATGAAATGCATAATAGAATTATGATGTTGAAGCAAAAACAAAAGAAGATTGGGTTTGTGCCGACAATGGGTTTTTTTCATGACGGACATCTACAGCTTATGAAGAAAGCAAAAGAGGAAAATGATATTGTTGTGGCTAGTGTTTTCGTTAATCCACTACAATTTGGTCCTAATGAGGACTTTGATAGGTATCCACGTAATGAAGCAGATGATATTAGTAAAGCAGAACATGTAGGTGTAGATTTGCTGTTTATACCTACTGTAAATGAGATGTACCCACAGAAGATGAAAATCACAATGACAATCAATGATCGAATTGATGTGTTGTGCGGTAAAGCGAGACCGGGCCATTTTGATGGAGTAATAACCGTCGTTACAAAGTTGTTTCATATAATACAACCAAATCAAGTCTATTTTGGAATGAAAGACGCACAACAGGTTGCTGTAGTGGATGCCTTAATCCATGATTTGAACTTTCCGATTACTCTAATCGGCCTCCCAACTGTACGTGAAGAGGATGGTTTAGCAAAAAGCAGCAGAAATGTAAACTTAAGCAGTAGAGAGAGAAATGAAGCTAGTTG contains the following coding sequences:
- a CDS encoding CCA tRNA nucleotidyltransferase; the protein is MLTEPFLTATNILTKIESYGYQAYFVGGCVRDYLLGRPIGDVDIATSAKPEMIQQIFNKVIPVGIEHGTVVVRYEQESYEVTTFRIDGIYSDNRRPDEVEFVNKIDEDLARRDFTINALAMSKNGHIIDLFEGRRDLKNKVIRTVGNGYERFSEDPLRIIRALRFTSQLGFTLAPETLVDMKEASHLVNTLAVERLTNEFSKLFAGNDIRKAVTYMKEIQVDSYLPVFRSFPSLIKKLPSNMHSLMDFGEVIAYMHIVEPSVSISVWVKEWKCSNRTKKDAIHLVNSYHVFKKHGINSMLIYQLKRPYLAPFFRVVTLADPKVSISMEKLLTINEKLPIQSKTELSINGQEIIDLFPLRRRGPWIREIMDSLEKEIVLGNLRNNNKEIKEWIRWNPPETN
- a CDS encoding biotin--[acetyl-CoA-carboxylase] ligase codes for the protein MESTRNKLIDLLAKDKDTYISGQMLSEHLGISRSAVWKHMKNLEKDGYQIEGKSNKGYRIIGFPDKLSENTIKWGLNTSWLGSKIIHKESTPSTQIIAHQMAQEGSPHGTVVLADEQTSGRGRLNRGWFSSKGKGIWMSMVLRPEILPYLAPQLTLLTATVLAEILQKHTSITPMIKWPNDILINKKKTAGILTEMQAEQDQIQYVIIGIGMNINQTTEDIPVEIRSKATSLKVETSEEHSIKQLIQLILEEFEKAYDSYLMNGFPEVKKKWETYGFRIGESISITTLRDQFQAIFSGIAEDGALLVKQKDGEIKKLYSAEIEWFKDVGEC
- the panB gene encoding 3-methyl-2-oxobutanoate hydroxymethyltransferase; translated protein: MLNRIDLLKMKESKEKITMLTAYDYPSAKLAEQAGIDMILVGDSLGMVVLGYDSTIQVTVEDMIHHGKAVQRGASNTFIVVDMPFMSYHISMEESLRNAQRIFQETGAQAIKLEGASKENVDLIKRLSEAGIPVIAHLGLTPQSVHVLGGYKVQGKDEEAAAKLLHEAKEVTSHGSIALVLECVPKELAELITETINIPTIGIGAGTHCDGQVLVYHDIVNYGVDRLPKFVNKYGDFNELGQQAIETYIREVKEAIFPGDKHSFFIKDKSILPNN
- the panC gene encoding pantoate--beta-alanine ligase; this translates as MEIIREVNEMHNRIMMLKQKQKKIGFVPTMGFFHDGHLQLMKKAKEENDIVVASVFVNPLQFGPNEDFDRYPRNEADDISKAEHVGVDLLFIPTVNEMYPQKMKITMTINDRIDVLCGKARPGHFDGVITVVTKLFHIIQPNQVYFGMKDAQQVAVVDALIHDLNFPITLIGLPTVREEDGLAKSSRNVNLSSRERNEASWLYKALKHGHHLVVDGEYNPAIIIKEINNIISDNTEGVIDYLEVLSYPELKPVSHMKQQVIIAIAVQFERARLIDNLLLSDDGHIIRFWKQGETK